From a region of the Candidatus Eisenbacteria bacterium genome:
- a CDS encoding winged helix-turn-helix transcriptional regulator: MDPNTKARNEARARILKAMAHPTRLFIVDELSRRERCVCELAEMVGADVSTVSKHLSVLRNAGIVLQEKRGNQIFCSLRCPCVLDFFSCVESVLSASGAARPADVLP; the protein is encoded by the coding sequence ATGGACCCGAACACGAAAGCGCGCAACGAAGCCCGGGCCCGCATCCTCAAGGCGATGGCCCACCCGACGAGGCTTTTCATCGTCGACGAGCTCTCGCGGCGCGAGCGGTGTGTCTGCGAGCTGGCGGAGATGGTCGGGGCGGATGTCTCGACCGTCTCGAAGCACCTCAGCGTTCTCCGGAACGCCGGGATCGTGCTTCAGGAAAAGCGCGGAAACCAGATCTTCTGCTCGCTCCGCTGCCCGTGTGTCCTCGATTTCTTCTCGTGCGTGGAGTCGGTATTGAGCGCGTCGGGCGCGGCGCGCCCCGCCGACGTTCTGCCGTAG